The window ACGTTCCGATGGGCGGCATCGATGCTAAAGGTCGTCTTGTTCTCCCGCGTCGAAAGCTGCGCACCACAACGCGCTGGCTACAATCCCTTGTATCTCTGGGCGCGGCCGGATTGGGCATCGGTGGATTCATCCTGATTCGACCGCAAGAGAAAGCACCGCCATCTGGCACGTTTGCGTCGTTCGTTTTGTACGGTGTTTCGGCCATCTCGTCCATTGTCTGCCTTTGGCTCTTCGCCCTGAAGCCATGTTGTCGCTCTGGTCGCGAGCCCAAGTCTTTGGGGGGACCAGCAGCTGGACATGGCTTGGTGATCCCCATCATGGCCGCAGGAGGAGGTGCTGCAGGTGGCAATGGCAAACCGAGCATGTTTGGCAAAAAATCCAAAGCACAACAGGGCCCTACAGTCAACCTCATCGTTGATCCGAAGCTTCTGGGAGGTCGTGCAGACGTGTCAGACACAGACAcggatgacgatgacgacgcaACTGTCTCAGGTGAGGAGTGTCGCCGCAAGAAACGCAAGGCAAAGAAACGCAAGCAACTGGGTATGCTGGCCAAAATcaagcaacaagcacaCTGGCGTCTTGCACGAAAGAGTCTCAAATGGGATTGCGGCTGGGACGTCGTGCTGTGTCTGTTGTGGGGAGCAGCGGCGGTAATGGCGCTAGCAGTGGGACGTAAATGTCCTGCCGGGACGGCCGAAGGCTGGTGCAACTTGTACAATGGTGCTATCGCCTGTTCAGTGATTGCTACGCTTCTGTTTCTCGTGGCGATTTGGTGCGATATCGTTGCGCTGCGAGCCTCCAAGGCTCCGCCCGGCGGTCGTGTCTAGTCTTTTCGCTCGCAACTTGCTCGCTATCGATCACGCCTCATGCTGCATGCATCACGTACCTCTGGCCACACGCATCGAGTCAGCATTCTGCATTCAGATTGACATGAATCCTTTTGGCACCTTTTCACGATCCGCATGACTACCATTCTCAATATACAATATACCAAACGACGGACAATCGCTTCTCATTACCACTGCATCGTTTCGCATTGTCTCTGTTGCAATCAGGATTTATGGCACCTCCATGCATGCTTGAGCTGGAAGATTGACGTCGCGTCTTGCTATACATGGCCAAGTGATGCTCCGCTTGCCACCAAACTATCGATCTGCAGTTCGTGTTCCAATCCCATATCCCTAAAGAAATTGCGCAGACCCATCGGATCAGCTCCGCCCAAATCCACCTGGCTCTTTGCCGGATCGTTTTCGGCTTCAATTCCGATGCCGTTCTGGATGAGATGTGTGTAGCTGGCGAGCAGTGCCTTTGCAGCGGGGAAAATGCCGGCACACGGGAAGATGGCAAGCTTGAAGCCCAACTGCTGTGCCTGCTTGGCTGTCCACAGCGGGCTTTTTCCACCTGTCACGCAGTTGGCCAACATCGGAAAATCAGGTAGCGAACACATAGCGGTAGACACTTGGGTGTTGGAACGCATGCCTTCGAGGAAGCCCATGTCTGCACCCGCGGCCTGCGCAAGTTTGAGACGCTCGATGGCTTCATCTAGACCCTCGACGGCGAGGGCGTCGGTGCGCGCGATGATGAGGATCCGATCCAACGGTGCACAGCGTAGAGAGTCGCGTGCGTGAACCGCTGCCGTGATACGAGAGATGAATTCGGACCGCGATACGATCTGCTTCGAATCAAGATGTCCACACCTTTTCGCTTGCACTTGATCCTCAATGTGTAGCGCGGCAATTCCGGCCCGGTGATACTCTTGTACCGTTCGAGCCTATACCCACAGCCAGAACTTGGGCTCGTCAGTTCTTATCCTCACTACAACCAAGTGATACAGGCAGCGATGAGAAAGCTTACCACCTGTGGTGCACCCCCAAACCCAGTATCAGCATCCGCTATGACCGGTGTCAACATGTGCGGATCAGCCATAATCGAGACACCTGCAGCACCGATCATATCTGACATGGCTAGAAAGCCGAGATCAGCACGTGATAGTCGTGAAGCTGACGTCCCTGCGCCTGTCTGGTACAGCGCATGATGGCCTGCTTGAAGTGCCATTCGTGCAGAGATGCCGTCAAACACGCCAGGAGCGACTACAATCGAAGGTTGCGACAGAAGTTCGCGAAGACGCGCAGCTGGCGTCGTTGCGGTCGAGGCGCGTGTTTCGTTCGAACTGCTGGACATGACGATTCTCAAGAGTCACAAGACGTCGTTGATGGGGTTGAAGGAAACGATGTGGTGGAAAGCcggacgagcaagagcaacacaGAAGGCGTTGGACAAAGAGTCCGGCAATCCTATTCTCTCGGGTATACTTTTTCCGCAGCTGACAGTTTCGTGCGTGGGGCTTATGCAGCAGCCCAGCACAGTTACACGTCATATTGCTCCACCAAAGTCTGGAACAGCTGCGTTTGGGAAGAAAACAAAAAGTGACGCTGAATGTGAACAAAATAAATAAAATCGACAAAAAAGGGGACACCAAAAGATGACTTGACTTGACTAAATCCAGCCACGAGCTTTATCAGCGTGACCGTAAGTGTATCTGTCACCCACGTTGCTGATTGGCTCGGCCTGACGAACGaaagcattcacgattcagggTCCACACTTGGATCCAGCTCGAAGAAGCAAACAAACTTAACTTATTCCATATCGTCCATACCAGTTGATACGAAGTCGGGTTCTGTTCCGCTCCGCTAAACAAACTTGCAGTACCTCCTTCAATGAAGTCGGAAGAGGCGGGCGATgcctcatcgtcgtcactTGCTACTTCGGCCGCAACGCAAAAcgaacaagaagaagacgaacGCGAGACGTacctgttgctgctgctttcagACTCGAATCTGCCCACAGGTGGATTCGTGGCATCCTCCGGTTTAGAATCCTTTTACGCCCACGGCCTCCTTCACAATGCACGTCCCACATCCGATCTTACTCGATACGGCCAAACAACGTCTCCTTTGGTGACAAGAAAGGGTCCGACGATAGCGCCTTCGCAAGCGCAACTTTCGTCGGCGACGTTATCATTTGCACAGTCGACACTCCATTCGTACGCACGATCGAGCTTTGGATATATCGCACGCGTGCACACTGTTGTGGCGAGATACCTCGACCAAGGTGTGGATGCAAGACGAAACTcaagcgagccagcgcagcagcatgaTGGCAAGCAGAACGAAGACAAGAGGCTGGTCGAGTGTCTCGAGACGATTGCGAAATTGGACTACTCCTACcacacgctgctgctcaatcACGTTGCAAGAAGAGCATCGAAAGCGCAAGGGATTGCGCTACTCACTCTATACTCAAAGGCTTTTGCTAAGCCGGTCAATTTGCAGCATGAAGCCTATAAACCCATGCTCTCACCGCCATCCCAGCACAACCGTCCCTCCCCTGAATCCCACGACAGCGCACATGCATCGCGAATAGATCTCGCAGCAACACTCGTCGATCGAATGAAACTCGACATCCGtcgcgctgcagctcggaGCGCGACAGCCGAAGAACAGATGCAGGGCCACCTGCCTGTTTGTTGGGCCGTGTTTGCAGCTTGTTTGGGAGTAGGTTTGAAAAAGAGCGTGTTTCTACACCTGTTCCTCCAGGCTAGGTCGTTGTTCTCCAGCTCAATTAGGTTGAATACGCTGGGCCCGTACTTGGCGCACCAGGTGATGCGGTTTCAGATGCGACCGGTGGTCCAAGCCATCCTTCGCGAGATGGAGAGACAAGGTTGTTTAGAGATCGACATTGTATCGATGTGCAACCGTCGCTCTGAGCACGATGCAGAGgcgcaagacgagcaaatgcggatcgacgacgactcaCAAACCAAGGACCATGTTTCGGCGTATACCATTGCGGATCAACCAAACACTGCCACCACAAGTCCCTCGGCAAAATCCTTCCGTACCACAGCGACAATGTCTTCCTCGCCAATTACAGCATTGCGACCCAAAGTGCAGCCACTACGAACCGGAAAAGGCCAGCTCATTCCTGTGAATGACGACGATCCAACACAAGGTTGGGCTTGGGACTGGCCCGAGGATCAAGATGATTTCTTCTGCGTTCGGAACCAGCCGAGAACAAACTTGACCAGCAATACGCCCAACGCGGCCAACAGCGAAAGAGGATTCTGGACCCAAACCTGGGCTCCTGCAACCACTTTCCCGTTGGGCGAAATCATTCAGGCACGACACGATCAACTGCATTCGAGGCTCTTCAACAGTTGAAATGATACGCTCAATGAAGCACATGCGCAGACGGCAGTTGCAactttcgtgattgctggGTACTAGTTTTGATTCGACAAGATTCCATTACTCTGCGAAAAGCTTCCGATGTGATGGCAAACTGAGCACAACATACACCTCTCTAGCGCGTGTCGATCCAAAGGCAACGACGTCCGCACAAACAGACTTGCAGATGATTCCTGAGATGCTGTCGCTCGTGGTGCCATATGAATTACGATGGGACGGGGTTAATGAATAAGAGCTATCTTGGTCACTTCTGGCTGCGAGCTGTCTGTGTTTTGTAGTGATGGCGCCCTGCAGCGTCTACTTCCAGTTCTTGGGTCCGATTTCAAAGAGACCGGGGCGAGGTCCGCTGGTGATCCTTTTCCAGATTTTTTCGTATGTCTCGAGGAAGATGCTCTTCTGTGGCGCAGTAGTGCCAgggatgcggatgcgagGCGAGTTGTCGATGGCCTTTTTGAACTGTTTCGCCCTGTCATGCAGATCGTAGTTGAGACCAAGACCCGAAGTTGCATCGCGACtctcttgagcttgaggGAGGAAGCTCTCGTTGTTGAAGAATCTGCGCAAAGAGCCTGTGGCGGTCAAGAAGCCCGAAGAGGTCTCACGCGCTTGTTCGTCAGCAACGGGCGAGTACTTGGAGTGGACAAGGTATTCCCACAGGATAGTGGCAACAAAGATGTAGATGCTGAAGCGAAGAGCCATCTCGATGCGATGCTGTTTTGAGTCTTCTTCGTCGGTTGCCGTGTTTTTGATTCGTCGACCCTTGATGGCCTTGCCTGAGGCGCTGTAGCGAACGATGGACAGCGCAATGACCGAGCCAAATGATATTCCCTGAATCAGAGAAATGAGGGTAGCAAGACCACGTTCAAATTCGGCTGTCCAGTAGCCGGATCTGTGGAGGACAACATAGACGCCATAAATGGGCATGAGCACGTGAGGGAGAAGTAAACCGCTCCCAATGCCGCCATTGCGGATCGTGGAGTACGCATTGCGCCACGGACGGAACGGGCTATGGCGCTCGGTTCCAGGCTCGGGGTGAAGGCGAAATTGTCCTGACATGGTGAAACCTGGGCTTTCAGGTGGATGTGTTTGCTATTCCGTCGAGATCGTGCTTGATGTAATCGATTCCAATGCACCTAACCTGATTAGGGAGCTCGTTGGATGCGAAGAAAGAAACGTGCTAGCGTGTAAGACTTGTGGATGGGATTGGAAGAGCCAGCTACAAGGCGCGAcgttgagcgagagcaaTGCCTGGATGGAGGATGACGTTCAGGTGTGGTAATGGTGGTGACTTACAACAAATGACAAATGAAGACAAGCTCGGAAGGGTTTGTGTGTCCTCATCTATACATTAGTCAAGTCGAAGCTGTAATAGGCAAGGCTGGGGAAGAAGTGCCAGTAGAAGGACCTGGCCTGGAGGGAAGGGCGCAGGTTGGTTGGAAACAGCGTAGCTATCACAGGCTCGTTATGCAGCCGGGAGCTAGTCGCAGTCGAGCGGTTCCAAGCTCTAGGCAAAGAGACCAGAAATGAAGACTCGGCTAACGCCCATATGATGCAGTCCAGCTCTTacttttttctttcttttcctGCACTCTCCACTTTTGAGCTCGTCTCACGTTCATTTCTGAAGCGCAACCGCATGCACGCCCATGATTTGGCAACTATatagcaatcacgaatcacgaaaagGTTTTagacagagagagagagagagaggtgAGAGAGCGTTTATCCATGCTCGATTTCGGAGTTTCGAAATCTGGCATGGCTCTTTTCTTCAAAATGGTagggcagcagcagtgcaGGCGGCTGCCCCAACACGAACGAGCCTAGctcaattcgtgattcacgattctgtcGTCACCGTGAATCGCGGGGTGCGAATCCAAATAACGCACGTCTCCGCAAAGGGATGAGACGAGCACTGAATCATAATTCGCATCTTGCCTGACCAAACATGAAAGCAATCAATGCAACCTAACTTCAGTGTCGTGTTTCCATGCAGTGTGCCCACAGGTTGCGCTCTTGCTTGTATGAGCGTTGAAGTTGATCAGCTGGCTTCAACACGCGCTACAAATCAAAGTGCAAGCCCTAAAGCATGTGTCGAGATCAGCATCCAGATAAGCTCAAGCCTCGAACAGAGACGCCCTTGCTCAAAACCGTTTCGACGATCGTTAGTAGAGTGATATTCCTCAAAAGCTTCGCACGCCTCTCGGAGTGTGACTTCTGTAGGTGTGATCACAAATGGCTCGAAAGCTCATAGCGAACCGAACCTGAACCTGCATGTGTGGGGCCTTTGAGAGTCGCAGCCGCGCTTTCGCACAACCGCCGCGGCTCACAACGTTCtgctgcattcgtgattaaaGTACGCCACAAACAACTCCGTCATTTTGGCGTGGATCGTGGGTCTAGTcttactcgtgactcgtgactgtaacTGATTAATATGAACAATCTGATAATCTAACAcgctactcgtgacttaaTTTACGACTCGGAGCTCACATCTCCGTTTGATCCGTTGGAGGAGCACGTGATATTCAACGCCAGAACGCGGTTCTCCTCAATTAGTGCGCGGCTGTGGTGATGTTGAGAAGCGATGAGATCACGGCTAAGTTAGCTGAAAAGGCAGAAAGCTATCAAGTGGACGAGTTGAGCTCCGCTTTCTCGGACGGTCTCGCCCTGTTGCACTTGCTGTAGAGGTCCAGGAAAGGCgaaagattcacgattgctgaTACTTAAACGCCAGAACAGTTGACGGCTGCAGGCAAGCTCATGtagcagtcacgagtgtcacGTTCGTGCAGGATCTTGGACACATGACTGGGAGCCGATAAGAGACccggaatcacgaatcacgaatcacctCACGAATGCAGTTGCAATCTAGTCACGAGGGTGGAGCAGCCCGCTCCACCCAAAAGGTGCCCAGACTACAGCCGTGTAATCTTCAACTACAGTGCAAGGACTTTATAATGCATGTTATTAAGCTCGGTCTGGTCGTTCCGTTCTCCCGTCACTTCAGATGCTAAATCAGGACCGGCAAGACGAGGCAAATAATGTCTTTGCGACGGCAGGCGCTATGCTAATTGTCAATTGTCCATCTATCGAAGAGCTATTTCCAGCCGTCTGCCGTGATCTGAGGCATATACAAGCCACTTTCTACCGGACCAAAAGAAGCTGCAGTACCACTTGCTACAAAGCCTGGCATTCCCCACTTCAGTAGAAAGGACACTAAACTGCACCGTGATAGTGACTACAGTGAGGATGGCTGTACCTGCTCAGTACTGATAAAAATCAGGCCAGTGCAACACGTGCCGCCTTTGTGAAGGTTACCGTTACAGATTGACCTTTTACCAACTGTATGCCTCTGGTGGTCAGGCGGTGAAGTGCTTGCGTTGGGCCTTGCCTGCACACCGTTGCTCCAGACTGGCTCATCCGTTGCATCCAGCTGACGTAGCTTGAAATGGCGGTTCACGGTTTTTAAAAAAAACCCTACTTTCTCGCAGAGACAAAGACACGAGTGTTACGTGTTAACTtattattcgtgattcacgtttcaTGTTTGTGGAGCAGCGGAAAGCTAATCGTGCATCGCGCCTGCAGACTCGTCGATTCGTGGATCTCTCTCGCCAACACGTCTTACCTTTGGTCATCTCAATTCATATCAATACACTTCAGCTTACTACTACCATCTATCTTTTGGCTTCCCACACCATCCTCACGCGCATCGGCGACATAGCAATCACGCGAAGTCTATTCAACTCACAAAGAGATCACATCGTGCACGAGACGCGTTCTCCGTTTCCTTACACGCGTACAACTTGctcaacaacagcagcccTACATTTTGTACCCGACTCATTTGCTCAAACACGCACCCCACTTTCTCCTCGTTCCACGCATATTGTGCGAACAAACTTTGTGCCAGAGACACCGCTTCTGTGGTCAAGTTCAAAACCCGCgtcgtgtgtgtgtggcTGTAACAAGCACCACACCGATTGACCATCAACGCCGGCACCAGAGACGTTCGCCAAAGCTCCTCGTTGGTCTTTCAACACAGGGCAAAATCCCTTTAAGCTCACCACAAACATCACGCAAATCCGATAGGCAGGAGATTTCAATGACGTCTACATCATCGAGAGCTCCGCTCGCTGAGCTGCCTTTACATCAATTCGTTTCTCAGTCTTTGGCCT of the Mycosarcoma maydis chromosome 2, whole genome shotgun sequence genome contains:
- a CDS encoding uncharacterized protein (related to carboxyphosphonoenolpyruvate phosphonomutase): MSSSSNETRASTATTPAARLRELLSQPSIVVAPGVFDGISARMALQAGHHALYQTGAGTSASRLSRADLGFLAMSDMIGAAGVSIMADPHMLTPVIADADTGFGGAPQVARTVQEYHRAGIAALHIEDQVQAKRCGHLDSKQIVSRSEFISRITAAVHARDSLRCAPLDRILIIARTDALAVEGLDEAIERLKLAQAAGADMGFLEGMRSNTQVSTAMCSLPDFPMLANCVTGGKSPLWTAKQAQQLGFKLAIFPCAGIFPAAKALLASYTHLIQNGIGIEAENDPAKSQVDLGGADPMGLRNFFRDMGLEHELQIDSLVASGASLGHV